ATGCAAATTTCCTCTGGGTGCCTTGTCTTGACTATTATAACTAGGGAAACTAGGAAAACCTAGTACACACCCAGGACAGCTGGAGATATCAGAAGAAAAGCCACCTTACCCGTCTGTCTGTGTGGTGATACCACTATAATGTCCATGAGGCCCTCCACGTTTGCCAGCACAGTTTCCTTGTTACGGCCGGTGTGTTTGTCCACCCGCTGGATGGACTTAGTTTGCCAGTCCGTCCAGTAGATCCAACGGTCTTGCTGCGAGAGTCGGGAGAAAGGAGTTAGAGGGGAGGACACCGGCTTCAACTGGGGAAAcgtggaaaaagaagagaggagaggaaaaacacagacaaggaGCAGGGGGAtgggaggaagaaagggaagggaaaggggagagagagaggaggaagaaaaatgaGGGTCAGAGTGGAAGAGAAGTAGAAGAAATGGTTAAGTCGTATGGATTCAGCATGAACTGGAGGACGGAGGGACAACCACCGAGAAACAGTGAGAAAGCCGATGAGTGAAAGAGAACAGGTGAGCGGTGGAGGCAGCCAGGAGGAAGGGTCAGCTCAGTGACTGAAAGCTGAGCACGAGGCAGAGCAGGGGATACCTGTGTGAGGGCGAACGGATGGGACACCGGGCTGACAAGGACCTGACGCAGTTTGCCGTTCAGGTCTGAGCTCTCGATCCTATCCAAGTGAGCGTCCACCCAAAAGATCCTGCAGAAAATATCACAAATTCAGGAACACATTGCTATCTGTACGCGCCCAGTATAATACAAAGGTGTTGCGCTTGTCACATTGCTATTGTGGCATGTTAGCATGTTTACATTCTGACATTcagcattttacagttttggaACAATTTACTAGCACTGCAAATTTAGCATTTTCAATCGAAAAAAGCCATGCAGATAGTTCCCCCATAGATATTCTTGTCCCTCTGACCTCCGTGTGTTGTAGTCTAGTGTGAGACCATTGGGCCAGCCCAGGTCGGTGTTGATCAAGACTTTTCGGTCTGAGCCGTCCAGGTGAGATCGTTCAATCTTTGCAATGTGGCCCCAGTCAGTCCAGAACAGGAACCTGCAGAGATGAGCTGAACTGGTGAGGAAACTTTGGCAgaattgtaaaaataaacagacttaaagaaatgtttctgctaccattctgctttttcttctgcCTATTTTCAGTGTGGTTCATTATCTGGGTTCAACACATATTTTACAActcaaaatgagagaaaatggTACAGAAATGTCTGTCAACAGCCTGTGAGTCAAAAACCAAGTCCAAATTTAAGGGTGAAGCTCACTCTGCCCTCTTACCCCTTGCTTGGGAATACCGCGATGGCCCGGGGTTCATCCAAACTGTTGTTGACCAGGACTTTCCGGCTCGTTCCATCCAGACGGGCCACCTCGATGGTGTTACGCCCAGTGTCAGTCCAGTACATGTTCCTGGCCACCCAGTCTACAGCCAGGCCATCTGTGGTCTTCAGGCCCTGACTGATCACCGTCTCCATGCCGCTGCCATCGAGGTTTGCACGTCTACATAAAAGTTTAATGACACAGGGCTGATgaaagtcaaataaaacaataatactgAGAGATGCTGTGAACACAGactttttgttgatttgtttgttttgttgttctctGGTATTGACAAGTGTATattgattctttttttcttgtcagtcAAATAACAGAGACACTTTATTTGTCTAGGCACAGCAACAACGATGTTATCCAGAATCTGTACTTGTTTCTATTTTTGATAGAGTCTCTACAGAGAACAACTGACCTAGATTGATAGAGCTGTGTCTCTTGCATGTAAATGCTGTGTTTGCACCTTATAACATCCAGGGTGACATCGGTGTAGTAAAGTTTTCCATCTACACTGTCGTAGTCTAGCGAGATGACGTTGTGTAACTCAGGTATTGGTACATGGACATCAGTGTGGTCGTTGGTGTCCAGGGATATTCTGCGCACACTGACACGGTTGGAGAACAACAGGTATGTCTCTGGGGAGTCATCGCAAGATCTGCCATCTCCTTTGAGCAAGATGCCAGTGGGACAGGCGCATGACGTGCCATTGGGACGGGGCAGACATAGGTGGGTGCAGCCCCCGTTCCTCCTGCCACACTTATTAAAACCTGAAGAGGCCGCAGACAGAGAGATTGATGCTAAAATTGAAGACAGGCCCATACACTCCAAACAGTGAAACTCGGCGCTTGTCAAAGTTCATCCTCACCCATCGGCTTTTCTCTGTCCACAGCCTGGATGTCCATCAAGCCAGGCAGGTTGGCTTGCACCGTGATGGTGTTGGCCCCAGTGTTTTTATCTGCTCGCTGGATGCTGCGGCTCTGCCAGTCAGTCCAGTAAATATGGGACCCCAGCAGGGTTAAACCATATGGATGCTGGACTGGAGTCACAAGAGTATGGCGATTCTGCCCATTCAGATCGGATGCCTCAATACGCTGTTGATGAGCAGAGAGATGAGAGGGATTAGCACCATGACTCCATAATGTCCGATggtttttttcttcacacatttatattttagccAACTACCATAATTTAATGTTTACTTCTCCACCAGTTCCTACTTGCACTCCTGTAGTCAGTAATCGTTTTATGCCTTTCATTTGGCACATTATTATTCAAAATTACTTCAGAATGTCGTCATGCATTTAAATtgaggattttgtttttcttatacACAATAAGTCCAGTAGAATAACTGTCCTAAATTCCAGttcaacattcaacattcaagtccttaaaaaacacaattcagGACTCTTGTCCTTTTACAATTTATGATATGTGAGGACAAAATGTATTCAAGTGACTTGAGGAGTCGCTACTGACCTCAGTGTGAGCATCAGCCCACAGCAACTGGGAGGCGGCCATGTCGATGGCCAGGCCATTGGGCCACCCGAGGTTGTTACTGATGAGCACCACGCGGTCCGATCCATCCATCGCTGAGCGCTCCAGTTTAGCGTGCTCTCCCCAGTCTGTCCAGTACATATAACTTTAGAGGAAAAAGAGAACGGACGCAGAGGTCAAAGCccagacagaaaactgaaataatgcTGTGCTTGGTCATGACAATAATAAACGTGACACATGTGGTTTAGACAAGAGCGAGAAGTTTTGATATAAAGTAAAGCCTTTTTCTAGTAAGTCAAACTAGACTCCCATCCCTGAGGATAACACACTgttacaatgacaaaaaaatatttcacaatggAAGATCTAGATTGGAGATTTACACCAAAtcctccaaaaataaaaacgtATCTTGCTTTAGCTGCTTTACCCCATTTCGTGGTAGACGGCGATGGCTCGAGGACTGTCCAGGTTCTGCCATATAAGAACTTTCCTCATGGAACCGTCCAGGTTGGCAACCTCTATGCGGTTGGTTCCCGTGTCTGTCCAGTAGATCTTCCTGCCAACAGCGTCCACCGCTAGACCATCAGTCGTCATGAgccctgcagagagagagaaaaatgaagcaGTGTCACCATGACTGGGAAGAGTTAAACAGCACAGTACATGTAAACCGTGCTCCTCACCTGTAGATACGATGTCTTCATGAGCTGTTCCATTGATGGCGGCTCTGCTGATCTTCTTCAGTGTACTGTCAGACCAATAAACCTTTCCTGCAAGAGGCACCACATGTAAGGCCATCATCTCTGCATTGCCCGTCTTCTGGAAACAggcattttaaaacactgacatacaAACCTTCTTTGGGATCGACCCCAATAGCGATGGTGTTTTTCATGGAGCTATTGACGGCCAAAACCACATCAGCAAAGTAGGGGATATCCAGAGAAACCATCCTGATGTCTGTTCTCCGTGCAAAGATCAGAAAGCTGCTCATCcctgcacacacaacacacatcaCAGCACCTTCGGGTCAGAGTACAAAAGAGATGACATGCTTTTTGTCTTCCTGACAACAAATGTTTTTGACATTAACCCCTTTGAACTCCACGCAGACAAGTTACAGTTAAtgttagcttttatttttggttcATCTCCAGCACGAAATTGGACTGAAATTCTACCAGTGAAAACACTGTAAAGACAGTTAACTGTGTTTGTACCAGACATGCAGGTCTTTCCATCCGCCTGCAGGTTGATCCCAGTGGGGCAGGCACAGCTGGAGCCTTTGGGAGCAGGGGCCAGGAGGCAGAGATGGCTACAGCCTCCATTATTCACCCCACACGGGTTTTGCACTGCAGAttgagacacacaaacagactcagGTCATTCACCATCCTAGTTTCTGGGTCAGCATCGAGAAATGGGACAAACAGGgacaaacaacacagaaacagacaatgTCGTGCATAAAGACAGTGAAACCCTTCAGGGAGCTCAAGTGGTCCAACACATCAGTGAGGTTTCAGTTTGGAATGAGGCCTGAGGCTCTCTGCCAGCTCAGCCACTGATCTAGGATCAGATTACCTGTAATCCTCTCAGTGTTAGCAGAGACACTGGATCTGAGCCCAGAGAAATGGTAGTAAAAATCAAAGAAGCAGAAAGTGACAGCACAAGAGTTTTTGCCTCAGTCACAAGAGACGACATAAGTCAACAAGGAGGTATATATACGTTTGTTCTATCTCTGTATTGCAGCACAttgaatttgaaattaaataatgaCTATGAGCTTTTATTGTGtatgaaatgaagtgaaatactTTTCAAGGTGTTCACTTCATTTCTGAACTGACTATTTTGACTGTTTCTAAACTATTGACAATCAAAAATGGGTAAAGTTCctacactgtttatttgatGTGGATGTCATGGTTCTCAAACTACAGCTACGGTCGGCATATAAACCTTATACTTATTGTTTCAGGAATTTCTAatccaaaaataataaaacaaatgtgtgcagCTTCAGTCTTGATCTGTGGATGCACACAGACCTGTCTCACGGTGTCGATGGAACATGTGAATGTCCATAAGGTTCTCCAGGTTTTCAGTCAGTGTCTGTCGTCCCAAGCCGGTCAGCTTGTCAGCGCTCTGGATGCTCTTGGACTGCCAGTCTGTCCAGTACAACTTGTTCTCGTGGACAGTCAGGCCAAAGGGGTGAGGCAACTGGCTGCCAATCAAAACCTGTATGAGAGGCAGAGGGTTGGCGAGATCTGCAAACACTCCTTGACATGTGTTGACTCCAAATTAACAGAAACACTAGAAAGCAAATCTCAGCCAAATATAatcaatttatttaatttctactaataaatacattattcctgcaatttaaaataatttctcagtgaagataaaaatgaaattataaaatCTTTAAACTTAAGACTTTTACCTGTCGGTCAGAACCATCCAGGTTGCCAAATTCAATAGTTTTCATGCCAGCATCAGCCCAGTACAGGCGTTTGGTCTCGTAGTCGATGGCGAGCCCGTTGGGCCACGTCAGATTGGACAAGATGATGACGATGCGATTGGAGGCGTCCATTCCTGCACGCTCAATCTTTGGGTTGGCACCCCAGTCGGTCCAATACATGAAACTATACAGCAGGAAAAACATGTATGAGATCGAATGAGGGTGCTAATTAAAGTTCAGACTTATTTGTTAGTTTTCAAACATTTTCGTTTATTGTTACCCTCCAATTGGGTCGACAACGATGTCTCTGGGTCGGTCCAGGTTCTCCCATATCAGGACAGTCCGCATGCTTCCATCAGCATTTGAAACTTCAATACGATCCGTACCTGAGAATCGCAAGACATGACATGACTGCTTGAAATCCAAGTCATGCAGGTGATTGTACATAATGCAGCAGAAATACATGAGAATGTGTGAGATGTTTACCAGCATCGGTCCAGTAGAGCTTGTTGGTCACCCAGTCAATCGCCAAACCTGCTGGGCTCTCCAGACTGGTGTCCACCACCACCTGGAGACAGAGGACCAAGATCCAAATTATCCCATGATCCTAATCAACCACCAACATTaatgaatgtaaaatgaaactACAACATTACTACATTATTGCATGTTCCACTAGACCGAGAGAAATGACTTCTTGCATTATTGTTGCAGTTTTCTGTTGCTTTGTTCAAATTATTTTCTTAGATTTTATTCTTCTATTTGTAAACTGATCCTTTCTCGTGAAAATAACTGAGAattatctgtcagtgtctttttgtttcatctgtgccTGGTACAGGCCTAAACTCTACTGTATCCTCTACAGAGGCATTTCCACATGAGATCCAGTAGATGGCAGCACTGCACAAACAGAAATCCTGTCTTCTTCTGCTGCACGCCTCCGGTAAGTCTAAGGTACAGGTGATGAGAAACGAGTGCTGCTTTCTGCCACAACTTAACAGCTACAAGCCGACGGCACTGACCTCCTGCTTGGTGCCATCCCACAGCGCTCTGTTGATCGAGTCGGTGGTGACGTCTGTCCAGTAGATGTAACCATCCTTGGCGTCCCAGTCCAGGGCCACGGCATTGCGCACGTCAGCCAGAGGGATGACATCATCAGACATGTCCTCTGTATCGAAGCTGATTCGTCGGATGTCCGTCCTTCGGGCAAAAAGCAGGAACTTGTCAAGACCTGATTAAAGACCAAAGGTCTTCTGTCAGTCTTCTAGGTTTAACAGTGGGATAAAACGTGAACACAGCAAAGCAGCACTATCACACAGACAACTGGTAGCCCTTAAAGGGCAAATCCAAACTAAGTGACTGACTGAAATCATAAAAATCCTCCTGTGCCACAATTATCTAGAATGATGATAAGGAAAGGGGGATTACAGGGATTAAAAGGTGTGTGCTGTCAAATAATTATATAGCACGATGGTCAACTGCCACATATTAGAGAAAACAGTTTGAACATTTCAAAAGAGCTTTGAGAATTAGAGAATTAGGTTCAGCTGCAGTGGAACATAACATGTAATTTAACTTTAACATGTCTTTAATCCTCTGCGTGCAAACGAGGAACTTACGAGTTGACTGCAAGGCTGATCAGGAAAATTAACTGCATGGCACAAAATCATTTTTCCCCCTTTTTAGCTTctaaacactgactgactgttaGTCGTCACTTCAACTAgaggatttttatttatttactctttaACAGGAAAGGTTGAGTTCATATGGCAGAAAACCAAATATGACAATTCAGATGTTTATTGATAATCTCAATAGCCCTTTTCCAATCAACTTGTTCAATCAATAAGTCACGAATATGATCGTGGGTCTCACGTAGTGACCactacataaaaacacatcctGTTAATGTAATCAGTAACTGTCAAGTGACAAACTGTTATTGGCATTGATTATTATGACTCATATCAACAGTGTTGACTGGTGTTAAGGGACTCACCAGTGGCACAGTTGTAGTGGTCCACCTTCTTGAAGCCAGTGGGACAGGCACAGGTGTACGTCTTATTGCTGGGGAGACACAGGTGGCTGCAGCCTCCGTTGTTGGCGCCACAGCGGTTCCTGCCACCTACAGGAGACACAGCTCAGCGTatgatttatgttgttttgtgttgttcacGTTTTCTGTCCGCTCTCTACCCAAACCCTCTGCAACTTGAGTTTGCTTCTCATAAGTTTTAACCATcattcctattttttttttttaacagtttgctCACAGAAGCACAACCTCTGCTTGGTAGGGTACGGTGAGGCAAGGTAAAATGTAACTAGGAAGCAATACAGTAAAGATCAAATAACTGTAATAAGCTGTTCGTGACATTACTCACTGGAtcttgacaaaacaaaaagaaaagtgccTGATGTCTCTCTGCCAACACAGCTCACAGTTTATATTCACGTCAGACTGTTCCACTTTTTATCAGCGTGATAACCAAAACTTTATTTTGGCCAGAACTCAAGTTCAACATGACTTGTTAGCAAAGAACACAAGTCTTTGCTATGATGCTGATAAAAACACCTCAACACCACAGGGTCTGTAACACCTTCAATCATTTCTGGGTTTgcctctgtgggtgaaaggtTCTCACTTCTGTGTGCAAGTACACCCTTAGAGAAGGTTCCTATTTTCCACGTCTGTCCTCAACAGCATCCCCCTTATGTTGACTTTCTGTTTGATGTCTTGTTGTTCAGCATTTTGTTCTCCCacctcctcttctgctgcttcAGGCTGCAAACATGGATGTTTTCAAAAATGGGCCCATTGTTCTGAATCCAAAACAGATTTTGAAGGGATGTGGGCAAACAAATAACCATATAAGGAGCAACAAGGCTCCATGAATGGAGCACACAACTTTTATGTCATTAGTTTAACTGGAGCTGAAGTTACGCACAATATAATATCTCTGCACTGCCCTATGTCCAAACACTGTATGTCACTGTCTGTTGTATGTTACCCACTCAAACAAGGGCAGGCACATTCTGTGACTTTAGTGAGCTTTTTTCTAATATCAACAACAGAACCTTTGATAccacacactgaaaacagagaaCAGCGAGTTCTTTAGAAAAATGGGGTTCTACAGCATTATGACTTCACACTTTTCATCCAGCCGCTGTTGACTCCTCTGATTATTTAGAGTGACATATTTAGCAGCATTTAGCTTCTGATGCAGCTGTGTACCGACCTGCGGGCTGCCTCTGGGGGTGCAGGGTGTGGATGTCCATGGGGAAGTGCAGCTTGTTGCGGATAATCTCCTGGTTCTTGCCAGTAAATTTGTTGGCGCTGTTGATGCTCTTGGTGTGCCAGTCGGTCCAGTAGAGGCTGTCCTCAAACACCGTGATGGCAAAAGGGTGGGGCAGGCCTGAACGGAGAGCGATGAGGAGAGTTCAGAAAGAGAGACGTTAACTGAAGCCTTTCAGgccaaatacatttttcattaaaacaacTAGCTGCTTTTTTTGAGGGAGGTTGGTCATCAAAGCAAACAGACAATAAATACGACATGCTTTTAATATTGGTTCTGCAAAGTTCATGTGGAGATTTGAAGGACAGAACAAATTTTGCATTTGGCTTGTTCCAAAAACACTCTCCAAACATCCTCCCATTCGGCATTGTGGTCTTGGCTGATGTCATGTCGTCCCCTTTTAGAACTGCTTTCAATTACTCTGCCTCTCATCGGCTTGTAGCTGTTTTAGCTGTGGCCAGAGCATCTCCATTGGTTTCCTGAGGTAATGTGACTTTTCCATCGAGAATATGAAGGCAAGATCAAGAGTGAAGCTTAATCCAGATCAGAGCTACACAATATGCAATTACTGGGCAGATTCCCGGACAGTTCTCATCttaatttacaaataaatgcTAATATTGTACAGGCTGACCAGGGACCTCTGGgagtggagtttgcatgttgttccagcttcctcccacagcccaaagacatgcaggttggggttaggttgactggtgactctaaattgcccataggaatgaatgtgagtgtgactACTAACAagatatatatacaatataattGTTCAAATTGAAAGAAAGACTTAGACATTTAGGTTTAACAAGGGATTGTTAGGATCTTCAAGACATTTTTCatcttaaaaagtaaaatggtttggtgaaaaacatttaggatttttttctaTTGGTGTGGTTGGCTTAAGATTTTAGTACAGGATGCCATAGGCGTTTTTTGACTAAATGAGCAATAATCAAAGATGAAGCCAGATGTGTATAGCTGAAGTCCCTTTGCCTCACAGAGCCCCTTCCCACTTCAAACAAGTAACTAGAACAcgtgaaaaacacagacactacAAAAGAGATTGAAAGATAGATTGAAAGATAATATGCTCACGTAAAACCCAACTGTTTACAGTAACTAAAtaagtttcacttcaaaaagTTGGCTAGATAAAAACTGTATCAGGGCTTTAAGTGCAAATTGTTGGCCGGTGTCCATATCAGTGGAACCTTGGCCTCGTCTCCGATGGGAACATCTGCTCACTCATCCAAATTAttattctctctccctctccagctTAATCCTCCTCCAGTGAAGTAGCTGCACAGCCCGTCGGATGAGAACGCTGAATGGATGGAAAAAGTGATTTCTGCTGCTACACACAGGCACGGTGGTGGTTGTGGTAGTGGCGTGGTGAGCGCGCTGGTGCAGggcttttaaaaacagcattgcTCATTTAATGACAGTGTTTTACAGCACAGCGTAAATGTCAAGTGGTAAATGGGTAAAAGTGGAGGCAGACCAGAATGATAATGAGCCACTAGAATCAGAgtaggtttttattattttaatctaTTTATATGTTATTTGTACGTTTTATTTGCAGCTCACTATTTGCTGAATGGCCATGTGGTCTGGGTGAACAGGCTTCCATCAGTGTTGATGAAAAAACACCCTCTTACATCAACTTTGCCTTTAAATAATGTTTCCTCCACCTAAAATCTCTGCTACAAATTAGAAACAGATTCTAAGtcattagaagtatatgagtGTCAGGAAATGTTGGGTGATAAACCACAGCACAGGAATGCTAGAGATATTAGCACACAGTGTTATTATCACACAGCTTGATCACGGACTGCGTTCAAATTTCAGCTTCAGTACTTATCTTGGTTTTTTCTGACTGAAAACGTGGGTTTGATTATTAAATTTATTGATTTGGACctaaatgtgctgctgcttcatatAAGACCACTGTGCTTCAGAcgtgtccaggtgtgtgtgaggtgataccagctgagtgtgtgtattttctcaTCTTATCTAACATGAGGGAGACAGCGATACAATATACCCTGTCCCCCCCCTCCCGCTGAATCATCAGTAGGTACAGAGGTGTCTGGTCTTGATATGGTCACCTTCTTCCCTGTCATCTCTGCatccaccccaccccaccccacccctccctccctccctcccccagatggaggagcagctgcaggcagACGGGACATAAAACGCTCCACCAAGACTTCACAGCAATGTCCTTTTTAACCTACAAGTGCACCTCCCACTCCTGTCACGCCTTAACTGAATCCATCAAACTATCCGCACGCTATCGGCAGCACAACATCAGGCTGGAGAGAACACTGCGTTACTAAAGTGCATTATAAGGAAAGTTAGTAGTGGGTATCTTTCTGTGCATCTTCCTGCTTGAATCACGCTCCTCCTTTAAATATTGTGACGTGATGTGAACGGCAACTGTAACTTCACCATCAGACCAAATACTTAAATGTAAACTGGTGCATTCATGCTTCCCAGGGGAAGGACCTGTTCCACTCTGGACATAAGttttcctctagcaccaccCATGAGGAACATATTTCGGTGATATCTCTGTCTAGTTGGCCATTTTCCATCAATGACAAGGATTAACACCATGTGTTTTATGATCCCACTGTCTAGTTCACTGATTATTATCCCAGGCAATATCTTAGTAAAACTTTTAGATATTATCTTAAGAGCTGTTGTCCCCAAGGGGGCAATGgttcatttgtctgttttcagtacTTCCTATAGGACTGACTGGACAACCACAGCATTGTCATGCAGCAGACAACATCACTGAACTGTACTGCAtttgtcttcacacacacacacgcacgcacacacgcacgcacgcacacacacacacacacacacacacacacacacacacacacacacacacacacacacacagaatcataGGTGTAGGAAAGATACACACTCGTTCACATTCCTGGGCACAGTGGCAGAAATGTAaccatgcacatgcacatgcacacttttcttttgtgttgtcTGAGCAAACAGAGGCTTGGAGGAAGGACAGGGCCAATTACAGCCTTTTATCCCCAGAGCACACACCATTAAGGCACACTcataggacacacacacacacacacacacacacacacacacacacacacactcctcaaaTATTTCCCCTGTCCCTCTCACTTTTTACACTCTTAAATATCTTGATTGCCACTGATGTGCTCACATACTCTGTTTTTCacttcataataaaaaaaaaagcgacTGTAAGCTGAGACCTCTGCTCACGTTGCACAATTTAACACTCACGAATCACAGAACTGCCTTTTGTAACCACTGCAAACTGTTTCTTGACCTTGAAAACGCCCATTTGACTTTTGGGCTTTCTGTCTGGTGATTCCACTGTCCCACAGGTGTAAACAGGTAACCTCCGATTCTTTGCCCCGTTTCTTTCTTCCAAGACAGGACTCCCCCTGGAGTCATGCATTCTGTTAGGAGCACTTTAACTACACTTTTACAGAGGGGCATGAAGGACTTGCGTTGCTCATTCACTACAATACATCAATGCAAAGCCAACTGTATTCATTTGAAAGACTATTACTGACTGCTGTCAAACTGCCTTTAGGTGTTTTTGTCCTTGCCCAGATTCTGTCCCTCTTGAACCAGCACAACAACACGGTCTGCTGCCGTTTTATTGTTCGCCATTAATTAAAATCATCACATCACCAACCAACAGTTATCAGGGTGCCCTGCTGGTTTGCTGACTGAGAAACATGAGGAGTAAAATACAGACACAgcaggaaacaacaaaaactatcAGCCAAAatctcagaaaaacaaatgttactgCACAATGAGAACAGCAGACCAAAGCAGaccagcgtgtgtgtgtgtgtgtgtgtgtgacggataAGAAATATGTCTCTTTACATCTGTAAATGCCACATCGCTACCTttaatgagcacacacacagacacaaagacgAGCTCAGGCTTCACTGGAGGAACCTGCAGCATAAAGagcagctttattttttcatttatggcatgtgtgtgtgtgtgtgtgtgtgtgtgtgtgtgtgtgtgtgtgtgtgtgtgtgtgtgtgtgtgtcagtaagGACATCTATACACTCTTTGAACATGTGGAATGAATTAACTGTATGTGGTGTACTGAAGTGTGTTACATCCTACATCTATCCCCTGCACTacgtgtgtgagggtgtgtgtgtgtgtgtgtgtgtgtgtgtgtgtgtgtgtgtgtgtgtgtgtgtgtgcctggatTTAGTCATAATGTAGGGACAAAAGCCTGTTTACATACTAACAATGTGGGGACCAGATGCTGGCCCCaaccatgtaaatcactgacGTTTAGGGTGACGACTTGGTTTAAGTTAAGGGAAAGTATTGGTTATGgtttggttaaggttagggtaagtcaATATACAAGTCCCAGAGAGGAATGTAAACAAACGCCAGACCTCAGTACATCACACCTCTTGTTTCTGAGGCTTAAACAATCAGAAAATGATGGGGCATGTTTACATTTGATCAAAATCTACTTACTGGTTCCTGATTCTAACATTAAAAGCACAAACCACGTTACTTTTTTGACGATCTTGCTTGTCATAATGAGATATTCTGTGATTCTTCTTGTTTCCTGTTGAAGATCCCACTGCTGACTAATCTTTAACAATCAGGGAACATTATTACAGTTCTTGTCATTCTTTCTGCTTAATTGAACGTGTCTGCAGTTA
The Mastacembelus armatus chromosome 3, fMasArm1.2, whole genome shotgun sequence DNA segment above includes these coding regions:
- the lrp4 gene encoding low-density lipoprotein receptor-related protein 4 isoform X2 → MQMSSVLWGALITFLLNQIPGVQGNAECSCGRNHFTCAVSAFGECTCIPAQWQCDGDNDCGDHSDEDGCMLPTCSPLDFHCDNGKCIRRSWVCDGDNDCEDDSDEQDCPPRECEEDEFHCQNGYCIRSLWHCDGDNDCGDNSDEQCDMRKCSDKEFRCTDGSCIAEHWYCDGDTDCKDGSDEENCPSDVMTATCSVEEFQCAYGRCILDIYHCDGDDDCGDWSDESDCSSHQPCRSVEFMCSSGMCINAGWRCDGEFDCDDRSDEKNCTTSMCTADQFRCGTGRCVRLSWRCDGEDDCVDRSDEEGCEKTESPPCAPDQFQCGNGRCIGQRKVCNEVNDCGDGTDENPHHDCRPHSSKGNCNQNNGGCSQKCQMVRGLVQCTCHTGYRLMDDSKACQDVDECAEEGYCSQGCTNTEGGFQCWCVQGYELRPDKRSCKALGPEPVLLFANRIDIRQVLPHRSEYTLLLNNLENAIALDFHHSLKLVFWSDVTLDRIMRANLNGSNVEEVVSTGLESPGGLAIDWIHDKLYWTDSGTSRIEVANLDGTHRKVLLWQNMEKPRAIALHPIEGKIYWTDWGNTPRIEYANMDGSNRRVIADTHLFWPNGLTIDYAGRRMYWVDAKHHVIERADLDGRNRKAVISQGLPHPFAITVFEDSLYWTDWHTKSINSANKFTGKNQEIIRNKLHFPMDIHTLHPQRQPAGGRNRCGANNGGCSHLCLPSNKTYTCACPTGFKKVDHYNCATGLDKFLLFARRTDIRRISFDTEDMSDDVIPLADVRNAVALDWDAKDGYIYWTDVTTDSINRALWDGTKQEVVVDTSLESPAGLAIDWVTNKLYWTDAGTDRIEVSNADGSMRTVLIWENLDRPRDIVVDPIGGFMYWTDWGANPKIERAGMDASNRIVIILSNLTWPNGLAIDYETKRLYWADAGMKTIEFGNLDGSDRQVLIGSQLPHPFGLTVHENKLYWTDWQSKSIQSADKLTGLGRQTLTENLENLMDIHMFHRHRETVQNPCGVNNGGCSHLCLLAPAPKGSSCACPTGINLQADGKTCMSGMSSFLIFARRTDIRMVSLDIPYFADVVLAVNSSMKNTIAIGVDPKEGKVYWSDSTLKKISRAAINGTAHEDIVSTGLMTTDGLAVDAVGRKIYWTDTGTNRIEVANLDGSMRKVLIWQNLDSPRAIAVYHEMGYMYWTDWGEHAKLERSAMDGSDRVVLISNNLGWPNGLAIDMAASQLLWADAHTERIEASDLNGQNRHTLVTPVQHPYGLTLLGSHIYWTDWQSRSIQRADKNTGANTITVQANLPGLMDIQAVDREKPMGFNKCGRRNGGCTHLCLPRPNGTSCACPTGILLKGDGRSCDDSPETYLLFSNRVSVRRISLDTNDHTDVHVPIPELHNVISLDYDSVDGKLYYTDVTLDVIRRANLDGSGMETVISQGLKTTDGLAVDWVARNMYWTDTGRNTIEVARLDGTSRKVLVNNSLDEPRAIAVFPSKGFLFWTDWGHIAKIERSHLDGSDRKVLINTDLGWPNGLTLDYNTRRIFWVDAHLDRIESSDLNGKLRQVLVSPVSHPFALTQQDRWIYWTDWQTKSIQRVDKHTGRNKETVLANVEGLMDIIVVSPHRQTGTNLCGVNNGGCTHLCFAKTNSFVCACPDEPDGRPCSTISGYIPTSPDRGTTSTPVPNKIPKQATDNPHRGPSLVNCTDKNINAEGCMNNVVTAPHGEGLHISYVIGGVLTILAILILIAALIIYRHKKSKFADPGVSNLTYSNPSYRTSTQEVKIEASQKPPIYNQLRYKKEGVVDGGYKEKIRIVEGVCLLSNEELYWDDLKQIKPSRGGLHTCMRTDTVSLQASSASLDDGETEQLLQEEASECSSITTLTPSAITPQRHTQHSLPDTGWASTRKPSTESEV